The Agrobacterium vitis region TGCCGGGATTGGTGCAGAACTGGCCAGCGCCCATGGTGAGCGAACCCGCCCAACCCTTGGCAATCGCCTCGCCACGGGCCGAGACGGCGGCAGGCAGCAGGAACATCGGATTGACCGATCCCAGTTCGCCGAAGAACGGAATGGGCTCGTCACGGCGCACGCAAAGATCGAACAGCGCACGGCCACCGCGCAGCGAGCCGGTGAAGCCGACAGCGCGGGTCAATGGATGCAGGCAGATGGCTTCGCCGGTTTCGCGATTGCCACCCTGGACCAGCGAGAAGGTGCCGGGATGAACGCCGGTGCTCTTGATGGCGGCGTGGATCGCCTGAGCGACGATTTCGGACGTGCCGGGATGGGCCTCATGACCCTTGACGACAACAGGGCAACCGGCAGCCAGTGCCGAGGCGGTGTCGCCGCCAGCGGTGGAGAAGGCCAGCGGGAAATTCGAAGCGCCGAATACGCCGACCGGGCCGATAGGCCGCTGCATCAGGCGAATATCGGGGCGGGGCAGGGGCTGGCGATCCGGCAGGGCCGCGTCATAACGACGGTCGAGGTAATCGCCCTTGCGGATATGCTCGGCAAACAGCCGCAACTGACCGGTGGTGCGGCCACGCTCGCCGACGAGGCGGGCTTCCGGCAGGCCGGTTTCCTGGCTGCCGATCTTGGTGATTTCATCGCCGCGTGCATCGATTTCCTCAGCGATGGCTTCCAGAAACTTGGCGCGCTCTTCGCGGGAGGAATAGCCGTAGCTGGCGAAGGCGTGTTCGGCGGCTTTCATGGCGCGGTCGACCAGAGCGGCAGAGCCCAGGAAGAATGTATGGCTCTCGCCCGAAGCGGGGCTGGAGGTGAAGGTTCCCGTACCTTCAACCCATTCTCCGGCGATCAGGTGTTTTCCGGTGAGGTTCAGCGTCATGGAGCAGTCCTTTCAAAAATCTCGTTCCGCAGGCAGATCGGCGAACAGCCGGTCGCACTGCTATTTGCCCTGGATGCGCTCGTGTCAGTCATTCGTCGCATCCGTTTGGCTTTTGCATTCGGCTTGCGGGGCGGAACGGCAGATGCCGGTTCCGTCCCATAAAGTGCGTCTTACTCGATGAAGGCTTCCACTTCATGACGTTCCGCCGTCAGGAATGCATCGGCAACCAGCCGCAGCGGCTGGAAATCGACGTCGCTTTCGCGGCTGCGCACCAGTTCGGCAAAACGTGTGTAGATCCGGGAATATTCCCGGTCGGGGCCTTCAACACTCAGTGTCTCATTTATATAGAGTTCCGCGCCGCCTTTTGCGAGCCTCAGCGTGCCTTGATCCGTCTCGACGACGATATCCCAGGTCTGTGGGCCTTCCTGGCGCCAGTCGAATTCGGCCTTGATCGGCGCACCGGCTGCACTGCGCATCGTCAGGCTGGCGGCAATTGGCTGTTGGCGATTGGCGGGGAAGGACAAGGCAGCCTTTTCAACGATGGTCTGGCCGGGAATGATCGCGGTCAGGATCGACAGGGCGTTGATGCCCGGATCGAACACGCCGAACCCGCCCGCCTCCCAAATCCAGGCCTGGCCCGGATGCCAGCGGCGGACATCTTCCTTCCAGGTGATCTCAATGCGGGTGATGGTCTTGTCCAAGAGCCATTGGCGGGCCGGTTCCACGCCATTGGCAAAGCGGGAATGCCAGGTGGCAAACAGGGTGACGCCCGCTTCACGCGCCAATTCGGCCAGCGCCTGCGCTTCGCCAATGGTTGCCGCAGGCGGCTTTTCCATCAGCACATCGAGGCCGCTGGCAATTGCCTTCTTGGCCATGGCGAAGCGGACGTCGGGTGGGGTGCACAGCGCGATGGCGCGGATATCCTGGCGGGTCTCCAGAAAAACGTCGAAATTTTCGAAATTCTCGGCGCTGTCGATCTTGCCATTGCGGCTGATGGCGGCGGCGATCACGAAGTCACTGCCGTTTTCGCAGGACGGAATATGCTGGTCGCGGGCAATCTTGCCGACGCCGGCCAGCGCCAGGGCAATCCTGGTTCCGGTGTTTTCAGAAGAGGTCATGACCTGTTCCCTGTCTCGTCATTGAATGGTGTCAAGCGCGCCGGTGAGCGCGCTTGACGGGAGAGGAATGGATCAATGTGCGTCCTTGCCAACGGCGGCGCCACGGCAGCCCTTGAGGAAGTCGAAATCGGCGCCGGTATCGGCCCCTTCCACGTGATCGTGGAACAGCCGCGCATAGCCGCTGGCCGGTGGCTCGACATTCGGGCGCCAATCGGCCAGGCGGCGCTGCATTTCCTCGTCGGAAATGTCCAGATGCACCCGGCGTTCCTTGACGTCGATCTCGATGAAGTCGCCATTCTTGACGATGGCCAGCGGTCCGCCACGGGCGGCTTCCGGCGAGGTGTGCAGCAGCACGGTGCCGTAGGCGGTGCCGGACATGCGGGCATCGGAAATGCGCACCATATCGGTAATGCCCTTGCGCAGCACCTTGGGCGGCAGGCCCATATTGCCGACCTCTGCCATGCCCGGATAGCCGCGCGGGCCACAGTTCTTCATCACCATCACGCAGGTTTCGTCAATGTCGAGGTTCTCGTCATTGATCTTGGCCTTGTAATCGTCGATGTCTTCGAACACCACGGCGCGGCCGCGATGCTTCATCAGATGCTCGGAGGCGGCCGACGGCTTCAGCACGCAGCCCTTAGGCGCGAGATTGCCACGCAGCACGGCGATGCCGCCCTGCTGGGTCAGCGCCTTGTCGAACGGACGGATAACATCCTCGTTCCAGTTGCGGACATCCTTGACTTCGTCCCAGATGGTGACGCCGGAGACGGTCAGCGCATCCTTGTGCAGTTTACCGGCTTCCGCCAGCATCTTGATGACCACCGGCAGGCCACCTGCATAGAAGAACTCTTCCATCAGATACTGGCCTGACGGCATCAGGTTGACGATGGTCGGGATATCGCGGCCACAGCGGTCCCAGTCATCCAGCGTCAGGTCGATCCCACAGCGGCCTGCCATGGCCAGAAGATGCACGACCGCATTGGTGGAGCCGCCGATGGCGCCATTTATGCGGATGGCGTTTTCAAAGGCTTCCTTGGTCATGATGTCTGATGGTTTCAGATCGTCCTTGACCATTTGCACGATCCGGCGGCCCGAAAGCTGCGCCATCACCCGGCGGCGGCTGTCAACGGCGGGAATGGCGGCATTGCCCGACAAGGCCATGCCGAGCGATTCCACCATCGAGGCCATGGTCGAGGCCGTTCCCATGGTGTTGCAGGTGCCGCTGGAACGCGACATCGAGGCTTCGGCCTCCATGAATTCTTCCTGGGTCATCTCGCCTGCCTTGACGGCTTCCGAGAATTTCCACAGATGCGTGCCGGAGCCGACGCGCTCGCCACGGAAATAGCCATTCAGCATCGGCCCGCCCGTGACGACGATGGAGGGAATGTCGGTGGAGGCGGCGGCCATCACCAGCGACGGCGTGGTCTTGTCACAGCCGACCAGCAACACGGCGCCATCGATCGGCTGGCCACGCATGGCTTCCTCGACGGCGAGTGCCGCGAGATTGCGATACATCATCGCGGTCGGGCGAAAGGTGTTTTCAGACGCCGAGAACACCGGAACCTCGACCGGAAAGCCACCGGCTTCCCAGATGCCGGCCTTCACCTTTTCGGCCAGTTCACGCAGATGGCCGTTGCAGGGGGTGAGGTCCGACCAGGTGTTGAGAATGCCGATGACCGGGCGGCCATCGAACAGGTCATGCGGATACCCCTGGTTCTTCATCCAGCCGCGATGGTAGATCGTATCGCGTGAGTTGCCGCCGTACCATTCCTGCGACCTCAGTTTGCGAGGCCAAGCTTTTGGTGTAAAACCACTCATGGCGTTTCTATCCCGTGTTTCGTTCACTTTGAGCGGCTGAACGCCGCCATTCTCTTCTATTCAGGCCGTAGTGATGCCGCCGATTGCGGCATCAAAGCGTCTTGACGGCAAAGGGCGTTTCCGCCGCGACCACCAGCGGGTTTTGCAGCGGCAGGCCGAACTGGGTGGCGCTGACTTCGAACACGTCGCCGGGAACAGTTTTGAAGCCATCGGCAAAGGACAGCGTCGCTGTGCCGAACATATGCACATGCAGGTCGCCCGGCTGGCAGAACAACCCGTATTTGAAATGGTGATATTCCAGATTGGCGATAGTGTGGGACATGTTGTCCTCACCCGACAGGAACGGCTTTTCCCAGACCGTCTTGCCATCCCGCAGGATCTTCGATGCGCCGGTAACGTTGGCCGGAAGGTTGCCGACCAGCAGTTCCGGGCCGAAAGAGGCCGGGCGCAGCTTGGAATGGGCAAGATAGAGATAGTTGATCTTTTCGGTCACATGGTCGGAAAACTCGTTGGCCAGCGAAAAGCCGAGACGAACCGGTGTGCCGTCGTTATCGATAACATAAAATCCCGCAATTTCCGGTTCTTCGCCGCCATCAAGCGCAAAGGATGGCGATTCCAGGCCGTCGCCGGGAGCGATGGCATTGACGCCAGTGCCTTTGTAGAACCATTCCGGCTGAACGCCCCATTCACCAGCCTTGGGCTTGCCGCCTTCGAGGCCCATGCGGAACATTTTCATCGAATCGCTCATGCCTGCCGTGTCGGCATGCATGCTGTCACGGGCCGATGCCGAACCGGTATGGGTCAGACCAGTGCCAGTCAGGAACATATGGGCGGCATCGGGATGACGCACCGGGCAATCCAGCTTGCCACCGGCTGCAAGGGCGGTGAGATCGACAGTGTCGCCAGCGCCTTGTTTGGCGATCAGGTCGGCGATGGACACCTTGGCCGCAATTGCTGCCTTGGCGAGATCGTAGGTGGAGGAAAATCCTGGCACGAGGCGCGCGGTTTCACCCTGCCGGCAGATCACTCCGCCAGTCTTCAACTGTGAAAGATACATTGTTCAGTGTCCTTGGAACATTTCATGGAGCGTTTCATATGGCAACGGAGGCGTTGAAACGGTCTCTGGTTTTACTCTCATGCAATCGGCAGGAACGCCGCTTCACATTATTCCCGGGATTGCTGCACGTCGTGGGGTTTGGGCCGGAAACAGGTGAGTGCTTCCGGCCCAAAAGTGTCAGGCTGCTTTATTCTTGTTATAGACGTCGAAGAACACGGCGGCGAGCAGCACCAGGCCCTTGACCATCTGCTGGAAGTCGATGCCGAGACCGATGATCGACATGCCGTTGTTCATCACGCCCATGATGAAGGCGCCGATGACCGCGCCGGTAATCTTGCCGACGCCGCCTGAAGCCGAGGCGCCGCCGATAAAGCAGGCCGCGATGACGTCAAGCTCGAAGCCGCTACCGGCCTTGGGCGTTGCGGAGTTGAGGCGCGCCGCGACGATCATGCCAGCGAGGCCCGCAAGAACGCCCATGTTGACGAAGGTCAGAAAGCTCAGCCGCTCGGTATTGATACCCGACAGCTTGGTGGCCTTCTCATTGCCGCCCATGGCATAGATGCGGCGACCGATGGTGGTGCGGCGGGTGACGAAGGAATAGAGCATGATCAGCACGAGCATGACGACCAGCACGTTCGGCATGCCGCGATAGGTCGACAGCAGATAGCCGAGCAACAGCACCGCGCCTGAAACAATCAGGTTCTGCGCCACGAAGAAGCCGAACGGTTCGACATCGATGCCATGGGCGACATTGACCTGCCGGCGGCGCCAGGCAAGCACGAACAGCGCCACGGCACCAATGACGGTGATGATGATCGAGGTCGAATGCAGGTCACCCATGTCGAACAGATCCGGCAGGAAGCCGGTGCTGATCAGCTGGAATTCCTTCGGAAAAGGACCGATATTGCGGCCACCGAGCACGAACAGGGTCAGACCGCGAAACACCAGCATGCCAGCCAGCGTGACGATGAAGGACGGAATGCGGTGATAGGCGACCCAATAGCCCTGCGCCGCTCCGATCACACCGCCGATTACCAAACAGATCAAAACCGTTGGCAGGAAGCCGAGGCCCCATTGCACGGTCAGGATGGCGGCGATGGCGCCGATAAAGCCGACGATGGAGCCGACCGACAGATCGATATGCCCGGCGACGATCACCAGCAACATGCCAAGCGCCATGATGATGATGAAGGAATTCTGCAAAACCAGATTGGTCAGGTTGACCGGCTTGAAGAGAATGCCGCCCGTGTAGAACTGGAAAAACACCATGATGGCGACGAGGGCGATCAACATGCCGTATTCGCGGATATTGGCGCGAATATAGGAGGTGATCGACACCACGTTCTGTTCTTCCGTGGAAGGGTTGACGGAACTCATTATTTCTTCTCCCCTGAGCGCATGATAGCGCGCATGATGCTTTCCTGGCTTGCCTCTTCTTTCGAGAGCTCGGCCACCATGCGTCCTTCATTCATGACGTAGATGCGATCGCAGGTGCCAAGCAGTTCGGGCATTTCCGATGAAATCATCAGAACGCCTTTTCCGTCGGCTGCAAGCTGGTTGATGATGCTGTAGATTTCGTATTTTGCGCCGACATCGATGCCGCGCGTCGGCTCATCCAGAATGAGCACTTCCGGGTTGGAAAACAGCCATTTCGACAGCACCACCTTCTGCTGGTTGCCGCCTGATAGATTGACGGTTTCCTGGTAGATGCCGTGCGAACGGATGCGCAGCTTCGACCGATAATCGGTCGCGACCTTGATTTCCCTGATATCGTCGATCACGGTCGCTGTGGACACGCCCGGCAGATTGGCAAGCGTTGTGTTGTGCAGGATCGTTTCGGCCAGGACCAGGCCCAGATGCTTGCGGTCTTCGGTGACATAGGCGAGACCCGCATCGATGGCCTTGCGCACGGTCGACACATCGACCGGGTTGCCGTCGATCAGCACGTCGCCGCTGATCTTGTGGCCATAGGACTTGCCGAACACGCTCATGGCAAATTCGGTGCGCCCGGCGCCCATCAGACCGGCGATGCCAACGACTTCGCCGCGGCGAACCGTGACGTGGACGTCATGCAGCACCTGACGTTCGCGGTGCTGATGGTGGAAGGCGTTCCAGTTCTTGACTTCAAGAACGGTTTCGCCAATCGGCACGTCGCGTGGTGGGTAGCGATCTTCGAGATCGCGGCCGACCATGTTGCGGATGATGACGTCTTCGCTGACTTCTTCCTCATGACAGTTCAGGGTCTTGACCGTCATGCCGTCGCGCAGCACGGTGATCTGGTCGGCCACCTTGCGCACTTCGTTCAGCTTATGGGTGATGATGATCGAGGTAATGCCCTGTTCGCGGAACTCGATCAGAAGATTGAGGAGAGCATCGCTATCGGTTTCGTTGAGCGACGCGGTCGGCTCATCGAGGATCAAAAGCTTGACGCTTTTCGACAGCGCCTTGGCGATTTCCGCCAGCTGCTGTTTGCCAACGCCGATATCCGTCACCAATGTCGATGGCTGCTCCTTCAAGCCGACCTTGGCGAGGAGCTTCTTGGTACGACCGAAGGTTTCTTCCCAGCTGATGACGCCGTTGCTGGCAATTTCGTTGCCGAGAAAGATGTTTTCGGCAATCGACAACTGCGGAACCAGCGCCAGTTCCTGGTGAATGATGATGATGCCGATTTCTTCGCTGTCCTTGATGACCTTGAAGTTGCGCACTTCGCCGTCATAGACGATGTCGCCGTCATAGGTCCCAGCGGGATAAACGCCGGAGAGAACTTTCATCAGGGTCGATTTTCCGGCCCCGTTCTCGCCCACCAATGCATGGATTTCACCACGGCGAACCTTGAGGTTCACATTCTCAAGCGCTTTCACGCCCGGGAACGTCTTGGTGATGTTCCGCATTTCGAGGATGGTATTGTCCATAATATCGTTCCAGAGCCACGGCCGCCCAATTCCACGGTAGGCCAAAGCCACAGTAGGAATGCGCAGGCAGGCGACAATAAAAAGGAAGCCGGAACTTTTGCTTGAAAAGTTCCGGCCGCTTTTTGTTACTTCAGCTGATCGGCCTTGTAGTAGCCGCCTTCAACCAGGACTTTTTCGTAGTTGGTCTTGGTAACTGCAACTGGCTTCAGCAGGTAAGCCGGAACCACCTTGACGCCGTTGTCGTAGGTCTTGGTGTCGTTGACTTCAGGCGTCTTGCCTTCCATCAGCGCGTTGACCATGGAAACGGTCACCTTGGCGAGATCGCGGGTGTCCTTGAAGATCGTCGAATACTGCTCACCGGCAATGATCGACTTGACCGAAGGCACTTCAGCATCCTGACCGGAGATGAACGGCAGCGGCTGGTCCTTGGAACCGTAGCCAACGCCCTTCAGCGAGGAAATGATACCGATGGAGATACCGTCATAAGGAGACAGGACGGCATTGACCTTGGCGTCGGTGTAATAGGCCGACAGCAGGTTATCCATACGGGCCTGGGCAACAGCACCATCCCAACGCAGCGTACCGACCTTGTCCATGCCGGTCTGGCCGGACTTCACGACCAGCTTGCCGCTGTCGATGTAAGGCTGGAGAACCGACATTGCGCCATTGTAGAAAAAGAAGGCGTTGTTGTCGTCAGGCGAACCGCCGAACAGTTCGATATTGAACGGGCCTTTGCCGTCCTTGAGGCCAAGGCCGTCAACCAGCGTGCCAGCCTGCAGGACGCCGACCTGGAAATTGTCGAAGGTTGCGTAGTAATCGACATTGGCGCTGTCGCGGATCAGACGGTCATAGGCAATGACCTTGATGCCGGCATCATGGGCCTGTTTCAGCACGTCGGACAGTGTCGTGCCGTCGATGGCAGCGACAACCAGAACCTTGGCACCCTTGGTGACCATGTTCTCAATCTGCGAGAGCTGGTTCGGGATATCGTCGTCGGCATACTGAAGGTCGGTTGTGTAACCGGCTTCCTTGAGCTGCTTGACGATGTTGTTGCCGTCATCGATCCAGCGGGCCGAAGACTTGGTCGGCATTGCAATGCCAACAGTGCCCTTGTCGGCTGCAAAAACAGACGACGACATGACAGCTGCGCCCAAAGCGATGGACGCAAAAAGTTTTACGAGTGTCTTCACGAGGAACCTCCCTTGGTTTCCATATCAATCCGCTGCATGATCCGGCTGGCAGGCCATTCCGGCCTGGCGCGTCATGCAGAAGCGGCCCCAGCTCCTTCTGTTCGCCGCAAAGAATCTGGTAGGCTTTATAAGCACTACACGATCCATGATGAACTCTTATCCGTCCCGATATGTCATTCAAATGATTTATTTGACATTCCCCATATCAATCCTGATATACGCTTTATGAATAATACACCGGCAAACCGGCTCCAGCCGAAGCATTTCACGCTGATCAAGGCGATTGGTGAGCTTGGTCAATTGAGCCTGG contains the following coding sequences:
- a CDS encoding aldehyde dehydrogenase (NADP(+)) produces the protein MTLNLTGKHLIAGEWVEGTGTFTSSPASGESHTFFLGSAALVDRAMKAAEHAFASYGYSSREERAKFLEAIAEEIDARGDEITKIGSQETGLPEARLVGERGRTTGQLRLFAEHIRKGDYLDRRYDAALPDRQPLPRPDIRLMQRPIGPVGVFGASNFPLAFSTAGGDTASALAAGCPVVVKGHEAHPGTSEIVAQAIHAAIKSTGVHPGTFSLVQGGNRETGEAICLHPLTRAVGFTGSLRGGRALFDLCVRRDEPIPFFGELGSVNPMFLLPAAVSARGEAIAKGWAGSLTMGAGQFCTNPGIAIIQEGPEADAFLETAKTALAAANAQTMLTDGIANAYREGAKRIEETSGVQSVLTSTCDLRNAKPYLFATTGENWLANHVLSEEVFGPLGVFVTVKDEDEMVGIAESLVGQLTTTLQMDDADAQIARKLLPILERKSGRVLANGFPTGVEVCDAMVHGGPYPATTNFGATSVGTMAIRRFLRPVSYQNIPVALLPEDLQ
- a CDS encoding Gfo/Idh/MocA family protein — translated: MTSSENTGTRIALALAGVGKIARDQHIPSCENGSDFVIAAAISRNGKIDSAENFENFDVFLETRQDIRAIALCTPPDVRFAMAKKAIASGLDVLMEKPPAATIGEAQALAELAREAGVTLFATWHSRFANGVEPARQWLLDKTITRIEITWKEDVRRWHPGQAWIWEAGGFGVFDPGINALSILTAIIPGQTIVEKAALSFPANRQQPIAASLTMRSAAGAPIKAEFDWRQEGPQTWDIVVETDQGTLRLAKGGAELYINETLSVEGPDREYSRIYTRFAELVRSRESDVDFQPLRLVADAFLTAERHEVEAFIE
- the araD gene encoding L-arabinonate dehydratase produces the protein MSGFTPKAWPRKLRSQEWYGGNSRDTIYHRGWMKNQGYPHDLFDGRPVIGILNTWSDLTPCNGHLRELAEKVKAGIWEAGGFPVEVPVFSASENTFRPTAMMYRNLAALAVEEAMRGQPIDGAVLLVGCDKTTPSLVMAAASTDIPSIVVTGGPMLNGYFRGERVGSGTHLWKFSEAVKAGEMTQEEFMEAEASMSRSSGTCNTMGTASTMASMVESLGMALSGNAAIPAVDSRRRVMAQLSGRRIVQMVKDDLKPSDIMTKEAFENAIRINGAIGGSTNAVVHLLAMAGRCGIDLTLDDWDRCGRDIPTIVNLMPSGQYLMEEFFYAGGLPVVIKMLAEAGKLHKDALTVSGVTIWDEVKDVRNWNEDVIRPFDKALTQQGGIAVLRGNLAPKGCVLKPSAASEHLMKHRGRAVVFEDIDDYKAKINDENLDIDETCVMVMKNCGPRGYPGMAEVGNMGLPPKVLRKGITDMVRISDARMSGTAYGTVLLHTSPEAARGGPLAIVKNGDFIEIDVKERRVHLDISDEEMQRRLADWRPNVEPPASGYARLFHDHVEGADTGADFDFLKGCRGAAVGKDAH
- the araD1 gene encoding AraD1 family protein; this encodes MYLSQLKTGGVICRQGETARLVPGFSSTYDLAKAAIAAKVSIADLIAKQGAGDTVDLTALAAGGKLDCPVRHPDAAHMFLTGTGLTHTGSASARDSMHADTAGMSDSMKMFRMGLEGGKPKAGEWGVQPEWFYKGTGVNAIAPGDGLESPSFALDGGEEPEIAGFYVIDNDGTPVRLGFSLANEFSDHVTEKINYLYLAHSKLRPASFGPELLVGNLPANVTGASKILRDGKTVWEKPFLSGEDNMSHTIANLEYHHFKYGLFCQPGDLHVHMFGTATLSFADGFKTVPGDVFEVSATQFGLPLQNPLVVAAETPFAVKTL
- the mmsB gene encoding multiple monosaccharide ABC transporter permease; translated protein: MSSVNPSTEEQNVVSITSYIRANIREYGMLIALVAIMVFFQFYTGGILFKPVNLTNLVLQNSFIIIMALGMLLVIVAGHIDLSVGSIVGFIGAIAAILTVQWGLGFLPTVLICLVIGGVIGAAQGYWVAYHRIPSFIVTLAGMLVFRGLTLFVLGGRNIGPFPKEFQLISTGFLPDLFDMGDLHSTSIIITVIGAVALFVLAWRRRQVNVAHGIDVEPFGFFVAQNLIVSGAVLLLGYLLSTYRGMPNVLVVMLVLIMLYSFVTRRTTIGRRIYAMGGNEKATKLSGINTERLSFLTFVNMGVLAGLAGMIVAARLNSATPKAGSGFELDVIAACFIGGASASGGVGKITGAVIGAFIMGVMNNGMSIIGLGIDFQQMVKGLVLLAAVFFDVYNKNKAA
- the mmsA gene encoding multiple monosaccharide ABC transporter ATP-binding protein, which produces MDNTILEMRNITKTFPGVKALENVNLKVRRGEIHALVGENGAGKSTLMKVLSGVYPAGTYDGDIVYDGEVRNFKVIKDSEEIGIIIIHQELALVPQLSIAENIFLGNEIASNGVISWEETFGRTKKLLAKVGLKEQPSTLVTDIGVGKQQLAEIAKALSKSVKLLILDEPTASLNETDSDALLNLLIEFREQGITSIIITHKLNEVRKVADQITVLRDGMTVKTLNCHEEEVSEDVIIRNMVGRDLEDRYPPRDVPIGETVLEVKNWNAFHHQHRERQVLHDVHVTVRRGEVVGIAGLMGAGRTEFAMSVFGKSYGHKISGDVLIDGNPVDVSTVRKAIDAGLAYVTEDRKHLGLVLAETILHNTTLANLPGVSTATVIDDIREIKVATDYRSKLRIRSHGIYQETVNLSGGNQQKVVLSKWLFSNPEVLILDEPTRGIDVGAKYEIYSIINQLAADGKGVLMISSEMPELLGTCDRIYVMNEGRMVAELSKEEASQESIMRAIMRSGEKK
- the chvE gene encoding multiple monosaccharide ABC transporter substrate-binding protein, which codes for MSSSVFAADKGTVGIAMPTKSSARWIDDGNNIVKQLKEAGYTTDLQYADDDIPNQLSQIENMVTKGAKVLVVAAIDGTTLSDVLKQAHDAGIKVIAYDRLIRDSANVDYYATFDNFQVGVLQAGTLVDGLGLKDGKGPFNIELFGGSPDDNNAFFFYNGAMSVLQPYIDSGKLVVKSGQTGMDKVGTLRWDGAVAQARMDNLLSAYYTDAKVNAVLSPYDGISIGIISSLKGVGYGSKDQPLPFISGQDAEVPSVKSIIAGEQYSTIFKDTRDLAKVTVSMVNALMEGKTPEVNDTKTYDNGVKVVPAYLLKPVAVTKTNYEKVLVEGGYYKADQLK